One Euphorbia lathyris chromosome 1, ddEupLath1.1, whole genome shotgun sequence DNA segment encodes these proteins:
- the LOC136204387 gene encoding fe(2+) transport protein 1-like: MVSPTSQQAKITISLFVILSSTVSTFAEECNYGESGGGICHNTKKALKLKITAIGSILLSSMVGVCLPLLTHKFGAFHPDKNLFTVVKAFASGVILATGYMHVLPDAFECLHSPCLPENPWRRFPFTTFVAMLSAVLTLMVDSLAMSYNKKCKKIGENGEKMENDIQKVEEGETEKGSQALLRHRVVAQVLEAGIVVHSVVIGLSMGTSDNACTIRPLIAALCFHQLFEGMGLGGCILQAQYGMKMKGIMVMFFSGTTPLGIGLGMGLSKTYKPNSPTALIVVGILNASSAGLLNYMALVDLLAAEFLGPKLQQNIKLQFKSYLAVLLGAGGMSLMAIWA, translated from the exons ATGGTTTCCCCTACGAGCCAACAAGCAAAGATCACAATCTCACTGTTTGTTATTCTCTCTTCCACAGTGTCGACATTTGCGGAAGAATGCAATTACGGCGAATCAGGAGGAGGAATATGCCATAACACGAAGAAGGCATTGAAGCTGAAGATTACAGCAATAGGCTCGATTCTTCTGAGCAGTATGGTAGGAGTTTGTTTGCCATTGCTTACGCATAAGTTTGGGGCCTTTCATCCGGATAAAAACCTATTCACTGTGGTGAAAGCGTTTGCTTCAGGGGTTATTCTAGCAACGGGGTATATGCACGTCTTACCGGATGCCTTTGAATGTCTGCACTCGCCGTGTTTGCCGGAAAATCCGTGGAGGAGGTTTCCGTTCACGACTTTTGTGGCAATGTTATCGGCAGTTTTGACGCTGATGGTGGATTCGCTTGCTATGAGTTATAATAAGAAGTGTAAAAAAATAGGAGAAAATGGAGAGAAGATGGAAAATGATATTCAAAAGGTAGAGGAGGGTGAGACTGAGAAAGGATCTCAAGCATTGTTAAGGCATCGAGTAGTGGCTCAG GTATTAGAAGCAGGAATAGTAGTGCACTCGGTGGTGATAGGGCTGTCGATGGGAACTTCAGATAATGCATGCACAATAAGGCCTCTAATTGCAGCTCTTTGCTTTCATCAACTTTTTGAAGGGATGGGACTTGGAGGATGCATTTTACAG GCCCAATATGGGATGAAGATGAAAGGAATAATGGTGATGTTCTTTTCAGGAACGACACCATTAGGAATAGGATTGGGAATGGGATTGTCAAAAACATACAAGCCAAACTCTCCCACTGCTCTTATCGTTGTTGGAATTTTAAATGCTTCTTCTGCTGGATTACTCAATTACATGGCACTTGTGGATCTCTTAGCTGCTGAGTTTTTGGGCCCCAAACTTCAACAAAATATCAAACTTCAGTTCAAGTCTTATCTTGCTGTTTTATTAGGAGCTGGTGGCATGTCTTTGATGGCTATCTGGGCTTGA